In Vagococcus hydrophili, one DNA window encodes the following:
- a CDS encoding TetR/AcrR family transcriptional regulator, with the protein MKQRYDSDQTKEDILLTAGKLFSQHGYTNTSIPMIVSELDGLTKGAIYHHFKSKEGILDELMRHFMPSETIISSIRQNDAFSGLEKIQELFLTAMFHQEVQKYLPFSPQLMKEPLLSLKYLKLTQTIFIPEITAFIKEGNDDKSIDAIHPEAISEVVLFLLTTWYNTTLFTNSLDNFYQKLETSQYILERIGVNVLNERVLNKIQTQINQGIEAHS; encoded by the coding sequence ATGAAACAACGATACGATAGTGACCAAACTAAAGAAGATATTTTATTGACTGCTGGAAAATTATTTAGTCAACACGGTTATACAAACACTTCTATTCCAATGATTGTCTCAGAACTTGATGGTTTAACTAAGGGAGCGATTTATCATCATTTTAAATCTAAAGAAGGTATTTTAGATGAATTGATGCGACATTTTATGCCCAGTGAAACAATCATCTCAAGTATTCGGCAAAATGACGCATTCAGTGGGTTAGAAAAAATTCAAGAACTATTCCTAACAGCCATGTTTCATCAGGAAGTTCAAAAATATTTACCTTTTTCACCTCAGCTAATGAAGGAACCTTTACTGTCTTTAAAGTATTTAAAACTAACTCAGACCATTTTTATTCCTGAGATAACAGCATTTATTAAAGAAGGAAACGACGATAAATCAATAGACGCCATTCATCCTGAAGCTATTTCTGAGGTTGTTTTATTCTTACTAACCACTTGGTATAACACCACTCTTTTTACTAATTCTTTAGACAATTTCTATCAAAAATTAGAAACCTCTCAATATATTTTAGAAAGAATTGGTGTGAATGTTTTAAATGAAAGAGTTTTAAATAAAATTCAAACACAAATAAATCAAGGAATTGAGGCACACTCATAA
- a CDS encoding alpha/beta fold hydrolase, with the protein MKKFWKILRNILIGLLVAVLLFLGGTYLNHHLKLKSEAKKIENYGEKVKVFDGEINVVRTGSGKGKQSIILFPGYGTASPYYDFLPLTTKLSKDYEVITIEPFGYGLSSETKRTRNVDNIVEEMHEVVKQLNLDHYVLGGHSITGLYGVNYLNRYPEEKVDAFLGIDTSTPTQEVQTMNMAPFNFLKKSGMMRLLIDANPAKGLGMKADDPNLEQVRMLTLKNSINDNLEEELDLLRENFKATEKMSLPKDLPTILFVAINDGRPTWAEEHQEQIKQVRTGKVVELDGQHYLHHTQSEAIAKETKLFLDSLK; encoded by the coding sequence ATGAAAAAATTTTGGAAAATCTTACGTAATATTTTAATCGGGTTACTCGTTGCTGTCCTACTATTTTTAGGAGGAACTTATTTAAATCATCATCTCAAACTAAAAAGCGAAGCTAAAAAAATTGAAAACTACGGTGAAAAAGTTAAAGTATTCGATGGGGAAATCAACGTGGTTCGAACAGGTTCAGGCAAAGGAAAACAAAGTATTATCCTTTTCCCAGGTTACGGAACCGCCTCTCCTTACTATGACTTTTTACCTCTCACAACTAAATTAAGTAAAGATTATGAAGTTATCACCATCGAGCCTTTTGGTTATGGTTTAAGTAGTGAAACGAAACGAACAAGAAATGTGGATAATATCGTCGAAGAGATGCACGAGGTGGTTAAACAGCTAAACCTTGACCACTATGTTCTAGGAGGACACTCAATTACTGGACTTTACGGGGTTAATTACTTGAATCGATACCCAGAAGAAAAAGTTGATGCCTTTCTTGGAATCGATACCAGCACACCGACCCAAGAAGTTCAAACCATGAATATGGCGCCTTTTAACTTCTTAAAAAAATCAGGTATGATGCGTTTGTTGATTGATGCTAATCCTGCTAAAGGGCTAGGAATGAAGGCTGATGATCCGAATCTGGAACAAGTTCGCATGTTAACACTTAAAAATTCGATTAACGATAACCTAGAAGAAGAATTAGATTTACTCAGAGAAAATTTCAAAGCCACTGAAAAAATGTCGTTACCAAAAGACTTACCAACGATTTTATTTGTAGCGATTAATGATGGTCGTCCAACTTGGGCTGAGGAACATCAAGAGCAAATTAAACAAGTTAGAACAGGGAAAGTCGTTGAGTTAGATGGGCAACATTACCTCCATCACACTCAATCAGAAGCAATTGCTAAAGAGACAAAGCTGTTTTTAGATAGCTTGAAATAA
- a CDS encoding DUF1269 domain-containing protein — translation MANNDKVIIMSFDSESKSYQAFSEIKGLHQARTIKGEQMAVLEHRSNHNLEPKDFIDFTGADKNFKGSMIGMFVGILGGPLGVLLGWFTGSIIGSSKDVKEVKNAMSIFEKALAIIPEGDTGLILICEEENTGHIDDVVVNQLNGTIERLDKEEVEAELEEAQKTQEEAEASAKKRWFKK, via the coding sequence ATGGCAAATAACGACAAAGTAATCATCATGAGTTTTGACTCAGAAAGTAAATCATACCAAGCATTCTCAGAAATCAAAGGACTTCACCAAGCACGAACAATTAAAGGTGAACAAATGGCAGTTCTTGAGCACCGTTCTAATCATAATTTAGAACCAAAAGATTTTATCGACTTTACAGGAGCAGACAAAAATTTCAAAGGGAGTATGATTGGGATGTTCGTCGGTATTCTTGGTGGTCCACTAGGTGTTTTACTTGGTTGGTTCACAGGAAGTATCATTGGTTCATCTAAAGATGTAAAAGAAGTCAAAAACGCCATGTCAATTTTCGAAAAAGCTTTGGCGATTATTCCAGAAGGCGACACAGGCTTAATCCTAATCTGTGAAGAAGAAAATACAGGACATATTGATGATGTGGTGGTTAACCAACTAAACGGAACCATCGAACGATTAGATAAAGAAGAGGTTGAAGCTGAATTAGAAGAAGCTCAAAAAACACAAGAAGAAGCAGAAGCTAGCGCTAAAAAACGTTGGTTCAAAAAATAA
- a CDS encoding chorismate mutase, translating to MLKEIREEVNQIDQELVRLLEKRYACVDEIVRIKKEQHIATLDSTREQEVLKQVADLVENKDYEISIMRTFQDIMDRSKEYQKQNK from the coding sequence ATGTTAAAAGAAATTCGGGAAGAAGTTAATCAAATCGATCAAGAATTGGTGAGGTTATTAGAAAAACGCTACGCTTGTGTGGATGAGATTGTTCGTATCAAAAAAGAGCAACACATCGCTACACTTGATAGCACGAGAGAGCAAGAAGTGTTAAAACAAGTGGCTGATTTAGTCGAGAACAAAGACTATGAAATCAGTATCATGAGAACCTTCCAAGATATTATGGATCGATCAAAGGAATATCAAAAACAAAATAAATAA
- a CDS encoding CoA-acylating methylmalonate-semialdehyde dehydrogenase, producing the protein MSDIRKLRNYINGEWIESTTSEYEVVVNPATKEPICQVPLSTFDDINKAADVAHIAFQEWKEVAVPRRARILYRFHQLLIEAKDELAKLITIENGKALSESYGEVQRGIENVEFAASAPTLMMGDNLSSIATDVEASVYKYPIGVVGGITPFNFPMMVPFWMFPMAIATGNTVVIKPSEKAPMLMEKVVSLLEEAGLPKGVFNVVFGAHDVVNGLLQHKDIKAISFVGSQPVGEYVYTEGSKNLKRVQSLTGAKNHTIVLNDANLDDSLPAIIGAAFGSAGERCMAAAVVTVEEGIYDEFMERLTKEARNIKMGNGLDDGVFLGPVIREENLKRTISYIESGVESGAKLVCDGREDMDESGYFVRPTIFEGVTTDMKIWQDEIFAPVLSVMKIKDLKEGIEIANKSQFANGGCLFTNNASAVRYFRENMDAGMLGINLGVPAPMAMFPFSGWKSSFYGTLPANGKAGVDFYTRNKVVTARLSRNDI; encoded by the coding sequence ATGTCAGATATTAGAAAATTAAGAAATTATATTAACGGTGAATGGATCGAAAGTACAACGAGTGAGTATGAGGTAGTTGTTAATCCAGCAACGAAAGAACCTATCTGCCAAGTACCTTTATCAACATTTGACGACATAAATAAAGCAGCCGACGTGGCACATATTGCTTTTCAAGAGTGGAAAGAAGTCGCTGTTCCAAGACGCGCACGTATCCTTTATCGCTTCCATCAATTACTAATCGAAGCAAAAGACGAGTTAGCCAAGTTAATCACAATTGAAAATGGAAAGGCTTTATCTGAGAGTTATGGAGAGGTACAACGCGGAATCGAAAACGTCGAATTTGCGGCAAGTGCGCCAACTTTAATGATGGGTGATAACTTATCTTCAATTGCAACAGACGTAGAGGCTTCAGTTTATAAATACCCAATCGGTGTTGTTGGTGGTATTACACCATTTAACTTCCCAATGATGGTTCCATTTTGGATGTTTCCAATGGCGATTGCGACAGGTAATACAGTTGTTATCAAGCCTTCAGAAAAAGCGCCAATGTTAATGGAAAAAGTGGTTTCTTTATTAGAAGAAGCGGGACTTCCAAAAGGTGTTTTCAACGTCGTATTTGGTGCACATGATGTTGTAAACGGTTTATTACAGCATAAAGACATTAAAGCCATCTCATTTGTCGGTTCACAACCAGTTGGTGAGTATGTTTACACGGAAGGTTCTAAAAATCTGAAACGTGTTCAATCATTAACAGGAGCTAAAAATCATACCATCGTTTTAAATGATGCGAACTTAGATGATAGCCTACCAGCAATTATCGGTGCAGCCTTTGGTTCTGCCGGTGAGCGTTGTATGGCAGCCGCAGTTGTGACGGTTGAAGAAGGTATCTATGATGAATTCATGGAAAGATTAACCAAAGAAGCTCGTAACATTAAAATGGGTAACGGCTTAGATGACGGTGTGTTCTTAGGACCTGTGATTCGTGAAGAAAACTTAAAACGTACGATCAGCTATATTGAATCAGGTGTTGAATCAGGCGCTAAATTAGTTTGTGATGGTCGTGAAGATATGGATGAATCAGGTTACTTTGTTAGACCAACTATTTTTGAAGGTGTGACAACGGACATGAAGATTTGGCAAGATGAGATCTTCGCGCCTGTATTATCAGTGATGAAAATCAAAGACCTTAAAGAAGGAATCGAAATTGCTAACAAATCTCAATTTGCTAATGGTGGTTGTTTATTCACAAATAACGCTTCAGCAGTTCGTTACTTTAGAGAAAACATGGATGCAGGCATGCTAGGCATTAACTTAGGTGTCCCAGCGCCAATGGCAATGTTCCCATTCTCGGGCTGGAAATCATCATTCTACGGTACCTTACCTGCAAACGGTAAAGCTGGCGTTGACTTCTACACAAGAAACAAAGTAGTGACAGCTCGCTTATCAAGAAACGATATCTAA
- a CDS encoding DeoR/GlpR family DNA-binding transcription regulator → MKEKRYELIKHYILQKNHVTLKELEDEFNVSMNTIRRDVNKILEDSRFEKVYGGVSVKKNTLVNFEDRNIENKEIKKGIAKAAADLIQPHDLIYIDSGTTTKYILDYLDDDIDISIITNSLDVIVKAEKFKNIPIFLIGHVFKKSTRSFVGVESDELTAKYNISKAFMAATAVSMQSGLMNSDVMEYEIKKQAIEKANNVFLLADAEKFDKSTLLTYASLKDIDCMITNKHFNEEYNEFFAENNIKTIETTP, encoded by the coding sequence ATGAAAGAAAAGAGATATGAGTTAATTAAACACTACATCCTCCAAAAGAATCATGTCACATTAAAAGAGTTAGAAGATGAATTTAATGTATCTATGAACACGATTCGAAGAGATGTTAATAAAATTTTAGAAGATTCACGTTTTGAAAAAGTTTATGGTGGGGTAAGTGTTAAAAAGAATACTTTGGTAAACTTCGAAGATCGAAACATCGAAAATAAGGAGATTAAAAAGGGAATTGCTAAAGCTGCTGCTGACTTGATTCAGCCACATGACTTAATTTATATTGATTCCGGAACCACAACTAAATACATCCTAGATTATTTAGATGATGACATTGATATTTCAATCATCACCAACAGCCTAGATGTGATTGTTAAAGCTGAAAAGTTCAAAAATATCCCCATCTTTTTAATTGGTCATGTTTTTAAAAAATCGACCCGCTCATTCGTTGGGGTTGAATCAGATGAACTAACAGCTAAATACAACATTAGTAAAGCTTTTATGGCCGCAACTGCTGTTTCTATGCAAAGTGGTTTGATGAACTCTGATGTGATGGAATATGAAATCAAAAAACAAGCAATTGAAAAAGCAAACAATGTTTTCTTACTTGCAGACGCAGAAAAATTTGATAAGTCGACCTTATTAACCTATGCCAGTTTAAAAGATATTGATTGCATGATTACCAATAAACATTTTAATGAAGAGTACAATGAATTCTTTGCAGAAAACAATATAAAAACAATAGAGACGACTCCTTAA
- a CDS encoding NAD-dependent protein deacylase, with the protein MDEGSGINLIKNSSRIVFLTGAGVSTASGIPDYRSMTGVYQGIEEPEYLLSHTCLMREPEKFYTFVKQLYHQTARPNIIHKKMKELESAHDVRIISQNIDGLHDQGESQHVVNFHGSLYDCYCMTCQKNVASEDYLISDIHENCGGRIRPNVVLYEEGLSSEAIETSIEWVEAADLIVIVGTSFKVYPFSGLIDYRNPNSQVLVINNEAITLHHPHEFIQESAETFFSQL; encoded by the coding sequence ATGGATGAAGGTAGTGGAATCAACTTAATCAAGAACAGTTCACGGATTGTTTTCTTAACGGGAGCAGGTGTTTCGACTGCGTCAGGCATTCCGGATTATCGCTCCATGACAGGTGTGTATCAAGGCATTGAAGAGCCTGAGTATTTATTAAGTCACACGTGTCTTATGAGAGAACCTGAGAAATTTTATACTTTTGTAAAGCAACTGTATCATCAAACAGCCAGGCCAAATATAATTCATAAAAAAATGAAAGAGTTAGAAAGTGCTCATGATGTTCGCATTATTTCTCAAAATATTGATGGTCTTCATGATCAAGGGGAAAGCCAACATGTGGTAAATTTTCATGGTAGTTTGTATGATTGTTATTGTATGACATGTCAAAAAAACGTAGCAAGTGAAGATTATTTAATATCTGATATCCATGAAAATTGTGGTGGGAGAATTAGACCTAATGTGGTGCTCTATGAAGAAGGCTTGTCTAGTGAGGCGATTGAGACCTCGATTGAGTGGGTAGAAGCGGCAGATTTAATCGTGATTGTGGGAACGAGTTTTAAAGTGTATCCATTTAGTGGATTAATCGATTATCGCAATCCAAATAGTCAAGTTTTAGTCATTAATAATGAAGCAATTACGTTGCATCATCCACATGAATTTATTCAAGAATCAGCAGAAACATTCTTTAGTCAGTTGTAA
- a CDS encoding cation:proton antiporter, whose product MEFIVTMVLVLISTKICGHISVRLGQPAVLGKLLIGIVLGPAVLSWVNTSDIFQEFSMIGVLLLMFLAGLETDTKQLKENFKPAVAVAVIGIIIPLFSAFLVGEAFGLDFEHSVFLGVLFSATSVSITVQVLKELSVMKTKEASTILGAAVVDDILVVILLAFAMSFLGGGDEVVSIPMVLVKKVIFFVSIYVFGKYILPFLLKTASKFKVTVPVTTMAVAICFAVAYFSEMLGMAGIIGTFFIGLFISDTEYKDEIEHTVDPIANAIFVPFFYVGVGLNVSFNGVMNQLPFLIVCTLVAVLSKLIGGFIGAKATGFDKLSSLSIGAGMISRGEVALILATTGLASGLLSEEYYTTVIISVILTTLIAPPLLKYYFGKLKTN is encoded by the coding sequence ATGGAATTTATAGTAACAATGGTCTTAGTTTTAATAAGTACCAAAATTTGTGGGCATATTTCTGTGAGATTAGGGCAACCAGCTGTTTTAGGAAAGCTACTTATCGGAATTGTCTTAGGTCCAGCGGTTTTATCTTGGGTTAATACCTCAGATATTTTTCAAGAATTTTCAATGATTGGGGTTCTGTTGTTAATGTTCTTAGCAGGCCTTGAGACAGACACCAAGCAATTAAAAGAAAATTTTAAACCGGCAGTTGCTGTAGCGGTTATTGGAATTATCATTCCATTATTTTCAGCCTTTCTAGTCGGAGAAGCTTTTGGATTAGATTTTGAGCATTCCGTCTTTCTAGGAGTTCTGTTTTCCGCAACCTCTGTGAGTATTACGGTTCAAGTGTTAAAAGAATTGTCGGTCATGAAAACCAAAGAAGCTAGTACGATATTAGGTGCGGCTGTGGTGGATGATATTTTGGTGGTTATTTTACTAGCCTTTGCGATGTCATTCTTAGGTGGAGGAGATGAAGTAGTCTCTATTCCAATGGTTCTAGTTAAAAAAGTGATTTTCTTTGTTTCGATTTATGTCTTTGGTAAATATATTTTACCTTTCTTATTAAAAACAGCCTCTAAATTCAAAGTGACTGTTCCAGTGACAACAATGGCTGTAGCGATTTGTTTTGCGGTTGCTTATTTTTCAGAGATGTTAGGTATGGCAGGAATTATTGGAACCTTCTTTATCGGATTATTCATTTCTGATACAGAATACAAAGATGAGATTGAGCATACAGTAGATCCAATCGCCAATGCGATTTTTGTTCCATTCTTCTATGTTGGTGTCGGTTTAAATGTTTCCTTTAACGGGGTGATGAATCAATTACCATTCTTAATTGTCTGTACGCTGGTAGCTGTTCTTTCTAAATTAATTGGTGGTTTTATTGGAGCCAAAGCAACTGGTTTTGATAAGTTGTCTTCATTAAGTATCGGTGCAGGGATGATTTCAAGGGGAGAAGTGGCCTTGATTTTAGCAACAACGGGTCTTGCTTCAGGTTTATTATCTGAAGAATACTACACAACGGTGATTATCTCAGTCATCTTAACCACATTAATCGCACCACCATTATTAAAATATTACTTTGGTAAACTTAAAACTAATTAA